Within the Pseudomonas chlororaphis subsp. aurantiaca genome, the region CAGCCTGATGAGCTACTGGAGCGAGAGCAATACCGGGCAGAACTTCAGTAAGGACGGCGGTGGCGCCTATGCCTCGGCGCCGCTGATGGACGACATTGTCGCGGTGCAGAAACTCTACGGTGCCAACCACGAGACCCGCTCCGACGACACCGTGTACGGCTTCAACTCCAACACCGGGCGCGATTTCTACAGCGCCAGCTCATCTGCCTCCAAGCTGGTGTTCTCGGTGTGGGACGGCGGCGGCAACGACACCCTGGACTTCTCCGGCTTCACCCAGAACCAGAAGATCAACCTCAACGAGGGCTCGTTCTCCGACGTCGGCGGCCTGGTGGGCAACGTGTCCGTGGCCCACGGCGTGACCCTGGAAAACGCCATCGGCGGCTCGGGCAACGACCTGCTGATCGGCAACGCCGCGGCCAACATCCTCGAAGGCGGTGCCGGCAACGACATCCTCTACGGCGGCGGTGGTCGCGACACGCTGTGGGGCGGGGCAGGGGCGGACACCTTCGTGTTCGGCAAGGCTGCGGATTCGACCCTGACCGAACCCGACTGGATCATGGATTTCACCAGTGGCCAGGACAAGATCGACCTCAGCGGCCTGGCGCAGTTCGCCTCGGGGCAGGCGACCCTGAACTTCGTCAGCGGCTTCACCGGCCACGCCGGCGACGCGATCCTGACCTACTACGCCGAGACCGACCAGACCAGCCTGCTGGTCGACCTCACCGGCCTGGGCGCGGTGGACTTCGCCGTGGGCACCATCGGCCAGGCGGCGACCACCGATATCGTGGCCTGATCGACAGCAATGGAAGCGGCGCGCCATGGCGTGCCGTTTTTTTTGGCCGCTACCCTTGGCTGACGATGATGGCCCCAAGGCCTGCAACCATCCTTGGGGCGCTATCGTCAGCGAGGGTTTTCCGGGGG harbors:
- a CDS encoding serralysin family metalloprotease; its protein translation is MSKAKENAGFSAAPGSNAYQLITAFSHAYDRGGAELVNGKPSYTADQAAEQILRKGLSWHDQNGDGKIELSYSFLTSKPANYNPNLGTFSEFSALQKAQAFLALQSWSDVANVSFNEAASGGDGHLSFGNYSVGTGGAAFAYLPSGSSYDGQSWYLINDQYRVNETPGNGNYGRQTLTHEIGHSLGLSHPGTYNAGNGNPTYNDASYAQDTRGYSLMSYWSESNTGQNFSKDGGGAYASAPLMDDIVAVQKLYGANHETRSDDTVYGFNSNTGRDFYSASSSASKLVFSVWDGGGNDTLDFSGFTQNQKINLNEGSFSDVGGLVGNVSVAHGVTLENAIGGSGNDLLIGNAAANILEGGAGNDILYGGGGRDTLWGGAGADTFVFGKAADSTLTEPDWIMDFTSGQDKIDLSGLAQFASGQATLNFVSGFTGHAGDAILTYYAETDQTSLLVDLTGLGAVDFAVGTIGQAATTDIVA